The genome window CCATGAAACCTCTTTCAGTATCAAAGTGAGCCTTCATCTCTAATGTGAGCTTTACAAACACtatttctcagttatcattacACTGAACTGTGACGTCTCCGATGCTTCTAATGCTGCAGTGAAGCCAGAAAACAAACGCTGGGCTTGTTATTAGAGAACAtttcagtaacactttacaataacaactaagtaatgtttatagatggtttataaaccaattattaaccatttacaaagtgctatacatatttaatctttaaatgttttcaaccaatttcttaaaggtatatgaatcatttcaaaatcattaacatacttaatatggtgttaaaaatgcaataacgagtgcaactaaaactattaactataatttaattgtgtgttaatggtaaagtaactataaacttacattaatattccatatttttgccatttataaatgatttagttagttaaacataaataaattatgtatttaccattctaaatggcctatatatggtttataaatgatttttttgtagaattttattttattaatttctgtgggtcatcatattaggtaccaggaaggacataagaacaaaaataagtaaataaaaacaaatatcagtTTCATAAtttcatcaatatcagtttcatagtatttcatcaaaatcaaagttactTCAGAATTTATCTGTCTTATAATGTTCAATGCTTCCCTCAGTACTAATGATTGGTTGTACCGACCCTCCTTTACCAACCCACCACCCCCTCCCCACACCCACCCGCACCGGATAGAGCTGACAACACCTAGACTTCTCTATCTCAGTGCTGCATACACTAAGCTACACATATagatacacatacatacacatgcatacacatataaaaaggtatatacacatacataaaatttaaattaaaaaaaaaaaaaaggggggggttCTGAGGACatggtttataaattatggtttataaatgatgattaaacattaataaactatatgtttaccatttataaatgatggttattgtaaagtgttaccaacatttttacattacattattacatgtcatttagcagacgcttttgtccaaagcgacttacaataagcgACAACATTTCATTCTGTTCAGTATTCTGTTTCATTTCAAGCTCTTCTTGTTAAGCGCTTTGCTGCTGTAAACAAATCACCTCTGCACCGCCTTAGCTTAGATGGGAGGCTTCCTGTGTGACTCACTGATGGTGTCATTTGCTGATCTTGTGGCTGCTCAGTCAAACATACTGTCTGCTATCAAAAGAGGAATTTCAGGTCACAGTTTGTACACATTAACAGCGTATAAACTTTTTAAAGAGCCATGTTTTAATTGCTTTGGAGTTTGCCAGAAGATAATGATACTAGTAGTATCCACACAGTCAGTATGGCAAGTTTAAGCTGGGGGGTCGGGCTATTTACAACTTGTCTTGACTTGTATCCTTAAAGGTTCAGCCAGATATTCCAATCCAGTGCAATGCTGTTTCCCAAACTTTATTTTCTGTGGACCCACTTCTTAAAGACGACAAGATATCACCCAGTTCACGAAATGCCTTATCTATAAATTGTCAGAAATGCAAATTTGTCCATAAATGAACATTCCTGACCATTTTTCATGCTATAAAATAGGTAAAGCAGAGATAaacatttgataaatcacaACTTTGTTTTATGCAAGTTATTGAAAGTATACACACGTTTTAAGAACTTGAGAAATGAGACCAAATAGATACATTTAGGCAGAGTTAACTGGCTCTAGTTTTACTTCTGTGATCAGTAAAATAAACCCTTTCATATCACAATACTAACATTCAGTGCTATAAagacatgtttgttgtttgaAGTCATTTAAAAAGCTCATGTATTTCATCAGAACAAGTAGGCTTGTGTAAGTGCAGCTGTGGTTATCAAAACGCAATTAATTATTCAACCACATTTGGTCTATTGTATGTCAGATCACATTAGATCTCCTTCAGATAAAACACAAACCACAAAAGAACTTTGGCTGCTGTAATAAAGCCTTTATTGTTTCATGTCACACTTTCATTATTAGCCGTTTGAATGCAGAGTATCTTATTTCACATTACTCAAAATGTTAGGTGACTTAAATGGCAACCACATTTTCTGTTTCGGCAACCAAAAGCTGATATTACAAGCCTGCCAGCCACTTTTAACTCAAAGTTAGTGTCGAGTTCAAATACCAACAATGTTTCCAGTATATCGCTGACTCCACCCATTATTTATATGATCCTTCCTCTGAAGCAGCAAGAGAAACGACATAATTACTGTTGTCAGCTCGGACCAGTCTCAGCACGCAGCACttcttgtttgtctgtttgtgtttcacaATCTCCGCATTCTGATGAGGCCCTGTTAGTGTGAGCGTGATGAGCCTGATGAGGTAATCCCAAGCGACCAAAACAGGAGGATTTTGCTAAAGAGCTGTCGAAAGAATTTCCTGAATGCTCTGCCGCCCTTTAGTCAGAGAACATCTATATTTCAGTTGCCTCAGGATCCTGTTGAATTCCTTTTTAAAAGCCAGTTTCTCTCGGTTTGTGTGGTATTTGTAACACCATGCTGCTGTATTCACACGCTGAGGGAACAGATTGCATGTTTAGACTGCAAATACAGAGCGGcaggctgtgtgtttctttttataaatCCATAAGTCTCTGCCTCGGAAGTCAGCATATTGATTCTCTTGGCTAATGCATTCATCAGTGCTGCTGTTTCTTTCCCCTAAGTGAAATTTAGTCTGCCGCTGAATCCTAAGTGCACGCTGGCTCCGGTTCAGTACCCTCTCACGCTGCGTCCTCAGCCCCATTGTGCTGTCAGATTCCCAGAGAAAAGATGtcaataaatcatgttttttttttgcttctctgTTTCTGTATTATAGACCTTGAGCACTAGAGCTGAATTACACTCATCTGCCTGAAGCTATCAGTCTGGAAGTCAATATactcaaagtgtgtgtgcagcttttGAGATAAGAGCTTCCAAATGACGGGCTGGTTTCCCCCCCAAGCTTCTCATTTGGGTCAAACACAGTTCAGGGACGAGTGCGGGAGCTAGCTGGCACTGTTTTCACTGGAAGTGAAGAGTAGTTTCCCAGCTAGCAGCAGCTGAAGCAACATGTCCGACTGCTGACTCGGGAGTGTCTGGACAGCACATAGTTGAACCATGAAGAAATAGATTCCTCAGGGGTTTCAAGCCTTATGGCCCAAGTTGGAGATTTTTTGAGAAAAAGATAACATTCCTGCACAGTGATGTGAGATTTAGTGCTGCAGTGGGAATCCTTCGGAGGGCGAGGTGAGGAGCAGATGTGTTTCACTGGGAGGATCATTTTACAAGTGTTATTCAGGGATTATAATGCTGACATTTTGTTGTTGACGGGTGGAAATCTTGCACTTCCAGTTAAGGTAGTTTTGTTGTCGCAACCTCAACATTTGAGTCAGAAATGTTTTGAAGAAGTTTTATATCTTCGGGCCTCCTGAAACCAGCCTggcagcattaaaaaaatgttttaatgtacgGTAGAAACAATTATATTGCCCCGAAACCCAAATATTTGTCGAAGATTCAAATACTTTCTGGCACTCTGCACAGAAACCTCTCACAGTGAAAAACATGTTTCCCTCCCAGTGAATACTGTTGATTTCTCCTCTGTGGCTGAACACATAGAGCATTTACCTTCAAACATTAAGAGGACCACACCCAGAGGTTTTCAGTTGATCCATTCATACCTCAACACAGAAACagtgtttcctttcctctgccTGCCCTCTGCTGGATCCTCACTGTGGTGCTCCTGTTTGCTTAGCTGTGATTTAGAAAGATATGTGCGTTTGTGATCAGTGAGGACTAGTCCTTGCCTTCGCAGCTGTTTGTTTGATTCTGACTGTCATGTCATCCTCTCtctttcaaattcaaattctctctctctctctcctctttcctatctatctcctgtcctgtccaatgaaagcaaaataaaattaaatatatatctacagtacaggccaaaagtttggacacaccttctcattcaatgcgtttcctttattttcatgactatttacattgtaaattcatcaaaactattaatgaacacatgtggaattatgtacttaacaaaaaagtgtgaaataactgaaaacatgtcttatattctagtaagcaaagggtggttactttgaagaatctaaaatacaagacatgttttcagttatttcacactttttttgttaagtacataattccatatgtgttcattcatagttttgatgccttcagtgagaatctacaatgtaaatagtcatgaaaataaagaaaaacgcattgaatgagaaggtgtgtgtccaaacttttggcctgtactgtagtttTAAGCTTCTAGACTGAAAACAAGCTGAAACAACAAATTCcagacacatatacacacacacacacacacacacacaccccattgcaaacacatgcacactcttAAAAGGCCAAACAAGTGGAAGCACACACACCTTTATGGCATTTTTCTATCTTTGTTTTTCcgactcaatttaaaaaaagaaaaagaaaaaccactCAGGGATTTCAACTAGAGGGTTGGGGGGAAAAGTGTGTGCATGCAATGTATAAAGGTACATGTGTTTCTGAATTTCGAATTGATGTCTTAACATATAATCACGGACAACAGATGAAATATCAAATTTTAGGctcatttaaattgtttttctgttgatcaatgaaaaaatgttaccctaaccctaactactaagacataaatacatataatgttaataataaagacacaaaaaaaacaggtggAAACACATTTGACAAGTCAAGTTTATATAATAAAGACATTTCATACACAAAGAAATTAattgtgcgtgtgtatgtgcgtatgtgtgtgtatatatacatatataactcAAATTGAAAATTTGCTTTGTTCTCCTGATAATTTTGCTTCACGGCTTTTCTTGTATGTtcacactgatgatgatgaatatGATAAATGTATAAACGATACACTGTACGGTTAAAACACAAGACATAAAGTCATAAAGGCCTGTTGTTGTAGCTTATCTGTAACGTTGCACTGCCCTCTGTTGGTGTGAACATATCCCTCCACCCCCAATCACTCTCTGATTGTATCCTCAGGTGTCTGGAGGCTCTGGTGGTTTATTTCAAGGCTGGTAAGAAGGAGGAGTCGTACGTCACCATCTCCAGGAAGATCAGTCTGAAGAAGGGCCAGGGGACGCCCATGGAGTGGGAGATCGGCCGATCGGAGCGAACGCTGGCCGCTCACAGAAACGCCTTCAAACGCACAGCGGTCATCCAGGCTTTTCTGGGCTCTGCGCCTCAACTGACTCTCCAGCTTTATGCCACCATCCAGGAGAAATACTACATGTCTGCACGATGTGAGAGGGATTGAGGGCTCTGGGTTCATGCTACTGTTTCACTCCATGAGCATCTTAAAGAAAATAACTAGCTAAAAGTgttacatcctaattttttattCTAAGCAAGATTGAAATGCCTTTTGAAAATTACAACTTTACTATAAATAATACTGTGCACATAAAATGAAACGTCACTGCTGTTTTAGTTCATGTGAATGCAATTAAGTAAGTATAGAAGATTTTTAATAACCTCATATAACCTAGCAAGTCTTCTTTTCCTGCATTTATCTCTACAGTTATTTAGAAGCCAGTGTGTGAGGagttaaggttttttttagaaaatatattggatttaaaaaaaagattgataAAGGAATAAGAGAGCACAGATTTTCTATAGccagattttttattaaaacagtcaatcattaatttatttttaaatctgcaTCTTGCCAAAAGTTTGCACCATCACACATGGGATGACACGTCACTTCTATTTCACGACCTCTTATGGTCTTGCATATACAAAAcctggaaaaagaaaataaataccaaCAGCCTTTGATTTTTAGCTGTGACTTTGAAACAAGTATCACAGTTTTCTGTGAAGATATCAGGATGACGCTGAAATGATGGATGTGTGccattagttttgcaggttgTGGGTGTAATTCAAAGTATTGGATGCATTCAAaatttgacctgatgatggcactagtagaaaaaataaatatctgttATTCCAGTTCGATGGAAATAGATTCTAGATGTCTTCTTTCAGGCTGGTGGAATGAAAACATCCAAATTCACATCCAAGTGTAAATACACATCTATTTCTGTTTGTATGTgtctcctaaattcaccaacAGTTGGCATCAGATAATgccttatttgcatatttaaacataaacatttcaaaataaatcttaaaagaATCAACTGAGGGAATTtttaacatacactactggtcaaaagttttagaacacaccaacttttccagaatttaattgaaaatgatgcagtttaatgtctcagtgtactctgaaattaatgcacatttgcaacatttaaaattctttattgagcatgatagtgttttggaagttaaaaaaaagattcaaaatcacattttatgttgagtaaaggactaaaaaaagacacaaaatgaccaaaaaagacacaaaatgactaaaaaaaagacacaaaatgacttccaaagacatgaaaagaattaaaaaatgtacaaaatagcccaagactccatagagtgaagttgttaacccacttcttgttccctgaaaaaggcctacttgtataattctgaaatgtacattatctttcagttttggttaagcttacctttttttatttacctctggcagttcaccacttacctttgtaccctttcaagctgttcattggacttgaactgcttgaatttcaataaaaaaatgggaaaattggggtgttctaaaacttttgaccggtagtgtatattaatttgttttttcaccCTGTTCACCTGTAGGGTCTCCCCATAAAGACAAGATGTTTGTGAATGGTGCAGCGATGTGATGTTGCTGATTAAAGTGTAACAGACGACTTGTGTTTGTTCCCACAGGGGCTCTGATGATCATCACCCTCATCTCCATCACATACGGGGCTCTGGTGTGCAGCGTGCTGGCCATCCAGATCAGATACGACGACTACAAGTTGCGCCTGCGCCCTATTGCCTACCTGTGCATGATCGTGTGGAGGATGTTGGAGATCGCCACCCGGATCACAGCTCTGGTCCTCTTCAGCACGGCGCTCACACACTGGGTGATCCTGGTCGGCGTGGGTAacctgctcttcttcttcttcctcccctGGATCGAGTTCTGGGCCCGGAAAGGCTCGCTGACCGAGAACGTGGAGAAAAACTTCTCTAAGCTGGACACTGTGATCGTGCTGAGCATGTTCACGCTGCTCTACGCCTGCATCAACATCTTCTGCTGGTCGGCGGTGCAGCTGGATCTCTCACATCGAGACCTCATAGAGAAGAAGCAGCGCTGGGACCGCATCGCCATGTACTACTGCGGACGCTTTGTGGAGAACTTCCTCCTCATCACGCTCTGGTACTTCTTCAAGTCGGACTTCTACGAGTACGTGTGTGCTCCGCTGCTGGCCGTGCAGCTGCTGATCTGCTACAGCCTGGCCGTGCTCTTCATGCTGCTCTTCTACCAGTTCTGCCACCCCTGCAGGCGCCTCTTCAAGTACAACGTGCACGACTGCCTGCActgcgtctgctgcagcagcagaagaagagaggagagaagtcGACGGAGGAAACCGCAGCACTCGTACTCTACCGCCGCCACCATGGTGCTGGTGCCGGAGGAGCCGCTGCAGCTGCTGGACCCCCAAAACTCCCAACCCCTAGACCTCACCAGTCAGCTGGGGGAGCGGGAGACAGCTATAGTTGAAGACATGATGGAAGCAGCTTAAGAATTTAACTGTGTAATGTTCATGCATCTGAGCTGGAGGTGCAGGTTGCAACACCTTGAGtactttaacacaaaaaacagaatgattgtttttgtacggaagccctgaaccgcaagtgaagaaaaaatttttttttgagatgttatcttgttatttcgagatcatatctcgttatttcaagataatatctcattatttcgagataatacacatatgtaaaaaaaataataatttaaaaaaaaaaagaaaaaaatttttttttacataggtgtgttatctcgaaataacgagatattatctcgaaataacgagatattatctttacacctatgtaaaaaaaaaaataataaaaaaaaaaattaaaaaaaatttttttttacataggtgtgttatctcgaaataacgagatattatctcgtaattacgagatattatctcgaaataatgagataatatctgaagaaaaaaaaaattttggaagattttttttttatatattcttttttttttttttttacatatgtgtattatctcgaaataatgagatattatcttgaaataacgagatatgatctcgaaataacaagataacatctcaaaaaaaaatttcttcacttgcggttcagggcttccgtattTTTGAGTTAGCAGggtggtgtatttttttttcttaagtgcACAAATGTTACTTATTCATAGTTATGAGAGGGATTAAGGTTAACTCCTAATGTCTTTATAGAGGGTGATTTCACACACATGGGGCACAGCGAGGCCCCGGTACACCAAAGAATGTAGCATGTCCAGGTATGCACAAAGGCCGCCTCAGAGAGCAGCAGTGGGTCGTGTACAGGACTGAGCCAGGTGTGCAGGAAACGTGCCAAGAGTGTCCGAAAGACTGACCGGGACACCCCCCTCACCCTCACCCCCGTTTACTTGCTCTCAGGGTTTTCCCACCATGAGCGCCCCTTTTGCACATGTTTGCATCTGcactaaacactaaaaaaaGGGCAAGAAAGGTCAGAATTTATCTTATTCATCCCCAGCTATTAACCTACTGATATGAAtgccttttttgttgttcacTATTCAGTCTGGTTGCCTTGGAAAACTGGTTGTAgtttcacaaaaatacacaaatattaaaaaaaagttggtgaAAATATTCCGTTAGAAAAAGATGGGAGAATATCAGGTGTGTGTATTTCGAAGATAAGCTTCCAGTTGATGCATTAATTAGACTCGCACTGAATGAGTTTCTACTACTAACACTGAAAGTGCTTACACAGTCTGcttactttttatgttttgtcttGTTCGTTAAGTGCCTTGACTACTATTGTTTTACTTGAAacctaaataaaataatctgatgTCAACACATtaattctgtcctttttttgtgaCCTGTCCATGACTTCTAACTCATCcttgtcacacacacaataaagctTTTATTCTACCAATAATAGAAATTGCCTCACAGTTCTGCAGAAAAACAGATACTTCCTCATTCCTGCAGTCATCCATAACTTGTTTTTCCAACCTGAGTTTCCAGTGGGTAGGAATGTGGTCACTCGGCTCCAGAAAAGGAAACCTCTCCTCCAAACTTCCTCAATAACGCAATCTCAGTCGGTGCACGGTTTGTTTCCTTTGTGTCTCATCACCTTTGCACCTGCAGCCGAGGTGGGAGGAGTCAGGACAGCAGGGAAGATAAAAGAGCAGGTAAGGGTGAAGATGCAGgtaggctgctgctgctgagtcgAGATAAAGAGCTCAACATGGGAAACTGGATTATAAACAATGGACTTACATCCTTCATACTGGTGAGTTGATATTACTTACACAGAAGAACCTTCATTTTCCAAGTCGCAAAGATGACTTGGGGGTGATAAAAGGGAGAATTTACGCAAAGCTTTTGTGCGCAAAATGCAGATGTCGGTGTCAGAAATACCACGTTTTCAACAACAgtgcaaatataaaaaattaacttTAATGAAGGACTGTGCTTATTCTG of Centropristis striata isolate RG_2023a ecotype Rhode Island chromosome 12, C.striata_1.0, whole genome shotgun sequence contains these proteins:
- the xkrx gene encoding XK-related protein 2, which produces MEEQEREISDLDPQECSTLPENGVMLVVNHSRVRAPLSVVLATVLYLAEFITAAVLCSMYHKTEDFIWMGFTIAFMLVPAVLIQLTLTFIHRDLGRDRPLVLFLHLLLLGPVIRCLEALVVYFKAGKKEESYVTISRKISLKKGQGTPMEWEIGRSERTLAAHRNAFKRTAVIQAFLGSAPQLTLQLYATIQEKYYMSARWALMIITLISITYGALVCSVLAIQIRYDDYKLRLRPIAYLCMIVWRMLEIATRITALVLFSTALTHWVILVGVGNLLFFFFLPWIEFWARKGSLTENVEKNFSKLDTVIVLSMFTLLYACINIFCWSAVQLDLSHRDLIEKKQRWDRIAMYYCGRFVENFLLITLWYFFKSDFYEYVCAPLLAVQLLICYSLAVLFMLLFYQFCHPCRRLFKYNVHDCLHCVCCSSRRREERSRRRKPQHSYSTAATMVLVPEEPLQLLDPQNSQPLDLTSQLGERETAIVEDMMEAA